In one window of Haliaeetus albicilla chromosome W, bHalAlb1.1, whole genome shotgun sequence DNA:
- the LOC104312184 gene encoding LOW QUALITY PROTEIN: receptor-type tyrosine-protein phosphatase epsilon (The sequence of the model RefSeq protein was modified relative to this genomic sequence to represent the inferred CDS: inserted 3 bases in 3 codons; deleted 1 base in 1 codon; substituted 7 bases at 7 genomic stop codons) yields MSDQSQPLASPPSQLEVLQDVPRTLEFSTNSIKLNWICRIPDAGHNLGWTDQGGVVTPSQRGAQGWLDPLLVPDMVNRFVFKGMKFSHNACQSMQATCHLAMPSSPPCEAEEVKGEEMLHGQEGIFACPLLQPFIVYSVTISLPPAXILFTQLLRTKEMLWLDASMGSLRXKVLPSCKGKFIGYQVPGDHRLPVVPLTLPGASLPGAVCRQPGDLASGCRGIHDISPSQGTITVLPLCPITWPPEAAREHQLIVAMTHNGTAVEGACLWEPQPFNASQQPSAYIATMLNLTXPTDFVLGDGIHEQGYHNAALWLVPVPPLGRMAVVMALTLVVALLALGIFLLFLLFTRKYNSSKTSESNSIIPLDTSQERGTCMGRDNLGFGVCKLNTQILVEELMEALKRFKKAEIEAEQXNESINRHSAGHLREYQKLASTLLYPCDARKELCNQSKNCYKSIIPXINCSSILQRPFTGSGWLNARYIASYRSPRFFIAAQGPLPGMVVDLWQMVWQEKTLVIVMLTGLVEQNKTKCEQYWTEQEQVYGDFTVTLNTRIATGLVTCIFXLQKISCGLPRVVEQFHYLLXPDHGVPRNPAKLLCLVEMVNKRGLEVPARTMLVHCRTEIGXTFTLDFLLKMGKVDVFHYAQRLWEQRVSMVQTKEQYTFLYKVLLKDLLCSSTIVPVESITSHVCCLXEAELSRHNNILKKEFKALQKFSELFXLLPCREAEKPGNQPKNSKPGILPADSCQPILMSLLNADSSLGYINTVFANLAGLGKFLITKTEQNSKLIIRVQGFLSVDAHQAQGLMFVGTFSAYH; encoded by the exons ATGTC TGACCAGAGTCAGCCTCttgcttcccctccctcccaacttg AGGTCCTCCAGGATGTTCCCAGGACCTTGGAGTTTTCCACAAACAGCATCAAACTGAACTGGATCTGCAGGATCCCTGATGCCGGTCACAAcctgggctggacagaccagggaggggtcgTG actccttctcagagaggagcccaggggtggctagatccactcctagtcccagacaTGGTCAACAGGTTTGTGTTTAAAGGGATGAAGT tctctcacaatgCCTGCCAGAGCATGCAGGCCACATGCCATCTGGCAatgccttcctcccctccctgtgAGGCTGAGGAGGTGAAGGGAGAGGAGATGCTACATGGCCAGGAGGGAATATTTGCATGTCCCCTTCTGCAGCCCTTCATTGTCTACAGTGTCACCATCTCCCTGCCCCCAG TGATCCTGttcacacagctgctcaggACAAAGGAAATG ctgtggctggatgccagcatggggtccctcaGATGAAAGGTGTTGCCCTCCTGCAAAGGGAAGTTCATTGGATACCAGGTACCAGGGGACCACAGACTACCTGTGGTCCCCCTCACCTTGCCAGGTGCCTCTCTGCCTGGAGCTGTGTGCAGGCAGCCTGG TGACCTGGCCTCAGGTTGCCGTGGCATCCATGACATCTCCCCATCCCAAGGGACAATC ACTGTActtcccctctgccccatcACCTGGCCCCCTGAGGCAGCAAG GGAGCACCAGCTCATTGTGGCCATGACACACAATGGCACGGCAGTGGAAGGCGCATGCCTCTGGGAGCCGCAGCCCTTCAACGCCAGCCAGCAGCCTAGTGCCTACATAGCCACCATGCTCAACCTCA ACCCCACAGACTTTGTGCTGGGTGATGGGATCCATGAGCAGGGTTACCACAATGCTGCCCTCTGGCTG GTGCCAGTGCCTCCGCTGGGCAGGATGGCCGTGGTTATGGCTCTAACGCTGGTTGTGGCTCTCCTGGCACTGGGGATTTTCCTGCTCTTCCTGCTCTTCAC GCGAAAGTACAACAGTTCAAAAACCTCAGAGAGCAACAGCATTATCCCCCT GGACACCTCCCAGGAGAGAGGGACCTGCATGGGAAGGGACAATCTAGGCTTTG GTGTGTGCAAGCTGAACACACAGATCCTGGTGGAGGAACTGATGGAGGCTCTGAAGAGGTTTAAGAAGGCAGAAATAGAGGCAGAAC AGAATGAATCAATCAACAGGCATAGTGCTGGACATCTGAGAGAGTATCAG aaaCTGGCCTCCACTTTGTTGTATCCCTGCGATGCCAGGAAGGAGCTGTGTAATCAGAGCAAGAACTGCTACAAAAGCATCATCCCAT aaatcaattgCAGCTCTATTTTGCAGC GGCCTTTCACAGGTTCCGGCTGGCTTAA TGCTAGATATATCGCC AGCTACCGGAGTCCACGCTTCTTCATTGCAGCTCAAG GCCCGTTGCCTGGGATGGTGGTGGATTTATGGCAGATGGTCTGGCAGGAGAAGACCTTGGTCATTGTGATGCTGACGGGCTTAGTGGAGCAGAACAAG ACCAAGTGCGAGCAGTATTGGacagagcaggagcaggtcTATGGGGATTTCACTGTGACACTCAACACCAGGATTGCCACAGGCCTTGTCACATGCATCTTCTGACTGCAGAAGATAA GCTGTGGTCTCCCAAGAGTGGTGGAGCAATTTCACTACCTGCTGTGACCAGACCATGGGGTCCCCAGAAACCCTGCCAAACTCCTGTGCTTAGTGGAGATGGTGAACAAG AGGGGGTTGGAAGTGCCTGCCAGAACCATGTTGGTGCACTGCAG AACAGAGATTGGGTGAACCTTCACCCTGGACTTCCTCCTGAAGATGGGGAAGGTGGATGTGTTTCACTATGCGCAGAGGCTGTGGGAGCAGCGAGTCAGCATGGTGCAGACCAAG GAGCAGTATACCTTCTTGTACAAGGTGCTGCTCAAAGacttgctctgcagcagcaccatTGTCCCAGTGGAGAGCATCACCAGCCATGTCTGCTGCCTTTGAGAAGCTGAGCTCTCAAGGCACAACAATATTCTTAAGAAGGAGTTCAAG GCCCTGCAGAAGTTTTCTGAGTTGTTCTAGCTCCTGCcatgcagagaagcagaaaaacctGGCAACCAGCCCAAGAACAGCAAGCCAGGGATCCTGCCGG CAGATTCCTGCCAGCCCATCCTGATGTCCTTGCTGAACGCAGACAGCTCGCTGGGTTACATCAACACAGTGTTTGCCAAT ttagctggccttggcaagtttttaattacaaaaactgagcagaactcaaagcttatcatcagGGTCCAAGGTTTCTTGTCTGTTGACGCACATCAGGCCCAAGGCCTCATGTTTGTTGGCACCTTTAGCGCATACCATTGa